The following proteins are encoded in a genomic region of Nicotiana sylvestris chromosome 4, ASM39365v2, whole genome shotgun sequence:
- the LOC104225084 gene encoding E3 ubiquitin ligase BIG BROTHER-related — protein sequence MENSKSNNNNNEAASAAAKSTTVIAAAADANNQQRVNPDGGNRPDGDSSLQVVEINANGESGVSAGRTPFTNLSQEDADLALARTLQEQERAYMMLSMNSDGIDFGSWDGGSYDHDEEDDEDFDDPSEEEDDSNVDEDEEDAFDVHAHDEAGEDENQGIELDPSAFSSDEAYARALQDAEERDMAARLLALAGINEMYVGQAQDGEDRGINSQDAWEDVDPDELSYEELIALGEVVGTESRGLSADTIASLPSVNYKAQTASDGTTDSCVICRLEYEDGDQLTVLSCKHSYHSECLNNWLQINKVCPMCSTEVSTSGNS from the exons ATGGAGAATTCAAAaagtaataacaacaacaacgaaGCAGCATCAGCAGCAGCTAAAAGCACAACCGTCATCGCGGCGGCGGCTGATGCCAACAACCAACAACGAGTAAACCCCGATGGCGGCAATAGGCCAGATGGGGATAGTAGTTTGCAAGTTGTGGAAATCAATGCAAATGGGGAATCGGGTGTTTCTGCTGGGAGAACTCCGTTCACCAACCTTAGTCAGGAGGATGCTGATCTTGCTCTCGCCCGCACTTTACAAGAGCAG GAAAGGGCTTATATGATGCTTAGCATGAACAGTGACGGGATTGATTTCGGGAGTTGGGATGGTGGGAGCTATGACCATGATGAGGAGGATGATGAAGATTTTGATGATCCAAgcgaagaagaagatgatagtAATgtagatgaggatgaagaagatgcattcGATGTGCATGCTCATGATGAAGCTGGCGAGGATGAGAACCaagggattgagttagacccatcggCTTTTTCTAGTGATGAGGCCTATGCCAGAGCATTACAAGATGCCGAAGAGAGGGACATGGCAGCAAGATTATTGGCCCTTGCCGGGATAAATGAAA TGTATGTTGGACAAGCTCAAGATGGAGAGGATCGTGGTATTAATTCCCAG GATGCATGGGAGGATGTCGATCCTGATGAGCTTTCTTATGAG GAACTTATAGCACTGGGTGAAGTTGTTGGAACTGAGAGCAGGGGTCTTTCTGCTGATACAATTGCCTCTTTGCCTTCAGTGAACTATAAGGCACAAACTGCATCAGACGGGACCACTGATTC GTGTGTTATATGTAGATTGGAATATGAAGATGGTGACCAATTGACTGTGCTATCCTGCAAACATTCTTATCATTCTGAATGTCTGAACAattggttacaaataaacaag GTCTGTCCAATGTGTAGCACTGAGGTCTCCACCTCCGGAAACAGCTAG
- the LOC104225085 gene encoding large ribosomal subunit protein P1-like: protein MSSTGELACTYACLILHDDDIPVTAEKIGTLVKAANLKVESYWPSLFAKLCQKMNVDDLVMNVGAGGATAATVAVAAPPFPNTGDDIATAPSASDKKKEEKEESDDELMFSLFD from the exons ATGTCTTCCACCGGTGAACTCGCTTGCACTTATGCTTGTTTGATCCTTCACGATGATGACATTCCTGTTACT GCGGAGAAAATTGGCACACTGGTGAAAGCTGCAAACTTGAAGGTGGAATCATATTGGCCCAGCCTTTTTGCGAAGCTTTGTCAGAAGATGAATGTAGATGATCTTGTCATGAACGTTGGCGCTGGTGGAGCCACCGCTGCTACCGTCGCTGTTGCTGCTCCTCCTTTTCCTAATACCGGTGACGACATTGCAACCGCACCTTCCGCCAGTGACAAGAAGAAG GAAGAAAAGGAAGAGAGTGATGATGAGTTGATGTTTAGCTTGTTTGATTAG